The Gadus macrocephalus chromosome 3, ASM3116895v1 DNA segment ATTTCAAATGGATTGTTTTTAGTTCTTATTTTTGAGAGCTTGTTATCTGAATCATGCGCTCACCATGAATCATTTTATACATGTAATTTATCACATTCACGTACAGCACATGAGCTGATTGTGTAACCACTAAACATTTAACTGAAAACTAACACATTCAACTCAGTTGTCAAAATTATATAATGCTTATAATGTAAAGCTACAGCTTTAGCTGCTTTATCTTCTGACCCGACGATTGTTTCCGCACGGTAGATTTAGACACACGGAACCggaatagcaacatcgccactTCCCGTGCAACTTTCACACATGTGCAATGTGGAGAATGAAACGTGATTAGCGTAGGCTAAACCTTTGTACAATTAGCCAATCGAATATTACCGCAACGTATTAACTCACTTCAGGtggatattattataatatatatttatataaaaccaAAGCATGGCGGAGGTCATCCAGCTGCGTGTCGAGGAGCGCATCCCGGAGCTGGAGCACCTGGAGAGAGTCGGGCTGTTCACTAGTAAAGAAGTCAAGTAAGATAACCATTAGTTGACCTAGTCCACAAGCAGCATTGTAATGTTATTGCAACAAATTTTTTCCCTGCCATCAACTTCTCTTGgcatttaatgtttatttgaatAGGGACAGATACAGAAACATAGACAAGCGTGAGAAAGACATCGGATGTTTGCATCAGTGTTTTATGCCAAAGCTAATTTACGACACTTGTCTCAAATCGGGCTTTTGGTTAAAAAATTATAATACAGATtaacattataaaaaaaaaataagaatatggaaatgaaataaaaggaagacatacagagagcatattgtaaaaaaaaataaaaaaaaaaataagtatgCGAGCCATGATAGTTGCTGAATTGGGGTTTCTTTTGACGGTGTCAAATGCAGGGATACAATTCAAGTGGTCTGGCAgtgatgttgtttttattgtttgattATAGCCTAAGAATAATGAGCCATTTTAGTGAATGTATGATTATGTTTATCAAAGATCCCTGATCAAAAGAGCTACAGCCTTGGAATACAAGCTTCAAAGGTTGATTCTAAACAAGGAGGATTTCATCGCATACATTCAAGTAAGTTGTCGTACACTATAAAGTCATCTTTCTACTCGAGTGTAAGAAGAACCCACTAACGTCTACTTTGTTACAGTATGAAATCAACGTTTTAGAGCTTGtgaaaaagagaagagaggtgAGTGTTTTCATTATAATTTGCATTAATCACGGCTCAATGGAAAAATAATTATCGTTATTCAACATTTAACATAACCTTTCTTTTGCAGCACATTAAATACAATTTCAAAAGGGAGGAGATTGAGTTCCCCATCGTCCAAAGAATAAATGGGGTCTTCAAAAGAGCTACAAACAAGTGGAAGgtattaaaacacaaacacggcTAGCACATGTTTGAAAAACAAAGAATTGCCCCCCTGTATGAAATAATGATGTCACATTCCATTTCTTTTTTACCTTTTCGTTACAGAGTGATGTGCAGCTGTGGCTCTCTCATATTGCTTTCTGTAAGAAATGGGTATGTCAACAAATTATTTGCCATAATGAACACAACAGTTTACCTTATCCATGTGTTGTACTATATAGAGTATTGCTGTTCTGATTGTATTCCCTGTTTCTCTCACTTAGGCCACCAAGACTCATCTCAGCAAAGTATTTTCGGCCATGATCGCAATACACCCTGATAAGTCAGGTATGGTTTCACCTGTTATAAAATATAGATTAAGCATCACCTAAAAGTAGGGATGTATCCAGTGTAGTACATTTCTCTACAGAGCTACatctaataaaataaaaaacaaacctgTATTTaaatgtctctcttcctcccttcagGACTGTGGATCATGGCTGCCAAGAGTGAGATGGAGGATATGAATTCTTCTGAAAGCGCCAGGCACCTGTTTCTGAGAGCTCTTCGCTTTCATCCAGAGGACAAGAAGGTCTTCCAGGAGGTACACAGGAACAGTTTGGGTGTCATTTATAATTTAACAACGGATATTGTATGGTGGCAATCTAGTACTGTTAACAACATGATAGAaattaatgtttgtgtgtaatgCAATACTATTGTAAACGTTGTGCCTTGTTTGTTGGTCTGATGTTCTGCTATGCAGTACTTCCGGATGGAGTTATTGCATGCAGAGAAACTGAGGAAGCAAAAGAGCATGGCAGAGGAGGCTGAGATGGACCTGGTGAGGAGAGCCAAGATACTAATGCACACTCGCTGGATCTCTCTGTGTACTGGAAGCCTACATTAACACTCCTCCCTTTTTTCAGGGTGAATATGAATTTTCTCCAGAGCTTATGAGTGGCAAACTTGCAGAGATTGTCTACAAAGAGGCTACCGAGAAAATCCAAGGTGGGCTTATATCTCTTGTGTTGCGAAAGTTACGGTTGTCAATGCCTGTAACAAGGTCCTTTTTATAAAGTATAcattcccttctcctccattagGCGCAGAGTTCATCATCTCACTCCTGAATATTGCAGCCATCTTTGATTTCACTAAGGAACTACAGGATACCATCCTAACTGAGTAAGGCACACAAAACATCAATAGGGCTCAGTGTTGATGACGATGGTCCTGGGTGTGTGTCCAGGCAGAAACTCACTAACTTCTTTGTCTGACGTTTCAATATTTCTAATGATTTCGGAGGATTTTCTTTCAAATTGTTATGGTTGATAGCAGTTTTCTTAGTTTACAGCCATTGCCAACATAAACAATATTTGCTTAGTCTTATTCTATTTCAAAGCTTTCTGATAAAAAAATACCTCCAAGTTAGTGGTAAGTGACACTGCATCACTTGTGCCATTAAATAATGGGGGGGATTTTGGAATTACAGCATACAGAGCAAGTACACAGAGGACTGCGTGACATGGGACTTCTTGGCCAGGAGAGAGCTGGAGAAACCCAGTGCTGGCGAAGAGCTGTCCACAGCCAAGGGCAGAGCGTCTGACATCGCCCGGCGGGAGGAACGCTG contains these protein-coding regions:
- the utp6 gene encoding U3 small nucleolar RNA-associated protein 6 homolog, with product MAEVIQLRVEERIPELEHLERVGLFTSKEVKSLIKRATALEYKLQRLILNKEDFIAYIQYEINVLELVKKRREHIKYNFKREEIEFPIVQRINGVFKRATNKWKSDVQLWLSHIAFCKKWATKTHLSKVFSAMIAIHPDKSGLWIMAAKSEMEDMNSSESARHLFLRALRFHPEDKKVFQEYFRMELLHAEKLRKQKSMAEEAEMDLGEYEFSPELMSGKLAEIVYKEATEKIQGAEFIISLLNIAAIFDFTKELQDTILTDIQSKYTEDCVTWDFLARRELEKPSAGEELSTAKGRASDIARREERCSLVYEEGLQSLNTEPMFTCYAAFCLERHKRKTNVQELKDKREQRLQGVFQRAHDSSMLKEAFYKNWLQILLAAGDAEGVARVAMAATLRYSQSVSTWTLRLQMLMQLDSGDLKTLFKEALECISPKESLPVWRLQVQWSTGSQSPEETEALLKRGVLSAVPAVAMEMKECYLDWSSATGGYKKARKTFVSLHESRPFSKTFFTKMIQIELEQASPKMSNLRDCYERALREFGTSDEDLWLGYIREELGTRGQPENCGKLYWRAMKLLEGESVERFVSNYTLLQTGHL